The genomic region TAAACATTCCCGCCATCATGGCTAAACGCAGGGCCCGATAAACCATTAAAAAACGACCAATCGCTGGTTTAGACAGGATCTGTTGATAATGGTCAGCATAGTAGGCAGTTTTTAACAGTCGCAATTTTCGGTACCAACTCAACATCCTAGCCTCCCTGCATAACGGTCGCAACAACCGTACTAAAAACGGTCCCCAGGACCAATATTGCGACAGTCACTGTATTTTTAGACCACGTCAGGCCCAACTGTTCAAGGTGACTAGCCACCCAGAGTTGGTAGGCCACAAAGATTAGACCACTACCTAACCAAAGTACCCAGCGTTCTTGCCAGCCAAGCAAGAGCGACAAGTAAGTCCAAGCCACTAAGACCAGACCCTGACTGCCATACACTTGCTTCAAAACTGCAACCTGACAAGTCATCCCGTTAACGAGTTTGGTGATGTAGGTAAATAGAAAGCGATAAACCCCATACGTCCCAGCAATGGTGACGAGGAGCGCCAGCGTTCCAACCACCATGAAAATACCGCCATAGTCTTGCTGACGAGCACGGCTCCACAAATAAACCACTCCCAAGACTAAGTCGAGGGTGGCAAGCAAGCGATTAACATATTTACGCACAAAACAAACCTCCATGAACTTGAAAGAGGGCCCTGTGTTACCACAGGAACCCCAGAAAAGATTACAGGTTGCGGACCCAGTTAGAGTTGAGCGCCTGCTGAATACCGAATGAGAAGATGATGTTCAAAGCCATTTCAACTAAGAAGCCGGGACCCGTAATGGCTGAGACAGCCGCGGCCATGCTGGAACCAGCCTTATAGGCACGGTAAACCGCGGTAATAATTGACGATGCCTTGGCAGCACTAATACCCAGGGTAGATGCCAAGAGTGGCATGTGTAAGAAGGCCAGGAAAATACCGGTAAAGACCAACCCCAGGGCTAGTTCCCACTTCATGTTCGCCTTAATACCATTCGCCCGCTTCAACAGGGCCAGGCCCCACAATCGATCCATTGTTGCTTGCATAAAATCCTCCAAATGATTGACTAAGTTCTGGCAGTGGTATTCCATCCGACCAAGTCTTACCACTGCTGCACCTCTTTAACCTCCTTTTGGCCGGCTACTTTAATATACGAAGGGCATCATTGAAATTTGGTGACAAACATGCAAAAAACAGGGCAGTTATTCCTAAAACTGCCCTGCTCTGTGCTAAACTGACCGAATAACGCTATCAGGAGAAAAACCGTGCCTAACAGCCCTAAATACCAGCAAACTGACCAAAAAATCCAAAACGTTTTCCTGCAACTAGTCAAAAAGTACGGCTACCAGAAAACATCGGTCCGGATGATTATCGCTGAATGTCAGATTAACCGATCTACTTTTTACGCCCACTACCTGGATAAGCCGGATTTAATGGAAAAAATCCAAGACCAGCTCCTCGACCGCCTACTAAACGACCTGCCTCCATTAGATTTCCAGCTTTACCAAAAAGCCAACATGGCCCACCAACGGATTGCAGCTATGGCAGACCGGGTTTATGCCGAGCGAAAACTCTTTTCCCTCCTCTTAAGTGATCGGGCCGACGGGCTTTTCGCCCAACACCTCCTGCAAAGGGCCGAGCAGGAATTTGATGCCTCTCCCCTGACTGACCACCTGGCCATCCCTAAGCCCTACTTGTTAGCCACCACTTCTAGTTTGATTATTAATCTCTTTGTCACCTGGATTCGCCGCGACTTTGCTGAAAGTCCGGCCGAATTTACGAAAATTGCCCAAAGAGTTTCGGTGACCACCGTACGAGAACTAGTTGCCAACACTGGTGATTAAAATCCAACACTTGATGGTTTTTAATGGTTTCCCTTTCTGCCAACCAATCCTATACTTGATTTATCAATTCAAGACATAGGAGATATGAAAATGAAGTCGACATGGAAATTCATTCTAGGCCTCGTAGTTGGCCTTACGGCCCTCTTGGCCGTATTGATGACTGCCTTCTCACTACCCGCCGTTAATTCCGGCGTCCACCAGGTGCCCATCGCCCTGGTAACTAGTGACCAGGCAACCT from Leuconostocaceae bacterium ESL0723 harbors:
- a CDS encoding TetR/AcrR family transcriptional regulator, whose translation is MPNSPKYQQTDQKIQNVFLQLVKKYGYQKTSVRMIIAECQINRSTFYAHYLDKPDLMEKIQDQLLDRLLNDLPPLDFQLYQKANMAHQRIAAMADRVYAERKLFSLLLSDRADGLFAQHLLQRAEQEFDASPLTDHLAIPKPYLLATTSSLIINLFVTWIRRDFAESPAEFTKIAQRVSVTTVRELVANTGD